A window from Anser cygnoides isolate HZ-2024a breed goose chromosome 1, Taihu_goose_T2T_genome, whole genome shotgun sequence encodes these proteins:
- the JAM2 gene encoding junctional adhesion molecule B isoform X2 — protein MASRSLRLLLLGYLGVLCYRKATGISIETDNKNVKAEEFKEAILSCKHKFSKGMSLRIEWKKIQSQGVSFVYYNGEFTGDLKDRAEMLNTGIRIRNVTRKDSGTYRCEISAKSEEGQHLGEATITLTVLVAPTTPVCEVPSSAMTGTVVELSCKETEGSPPSEYQWYKNGVALLGKTGTGSARAANITYTMNKKSGTLLFNTVTKNDTGEYFCEASNGIGLPQKCSVRRMQVDDLNVSGIIAAVVFVALVMALCGLGVFYAQKKGYFTKRSPTLKL, from the exons ATCGTAAGGCGACTGGAATTTCTATTGAAACGgataacaaaaatgtaaaagcagagGAATTTAAGG AGGCTATTCTGAGTTGCAAGCACAAATTTTCAAAAGGGATGAGTCTAAGAATAGAATGGAAGAAAATCCAGTCTCAAGGAGTTTCATTTGTGTACTACAATGGTGAATTTACAG GTGATCTTAAAGACCGAGCAGAGATGCTGAATACAGGAATCCGTATTAGAAATGTGACTAGAAAGGATTCTGGGACCTACCGCTGTGAAATCAGCGCAAAGAGTGAAGAGGGGCAACACCTAGGAGAGGCTACCATTACTCTCACAGTATTGG ttGCTCCAACTACTCCAGTATGTGAGGTACCCAGCTCTGCAATGACGGGAACAGTGGTGGAACTGAGCTGTAAGGAAACTGAGGGGTCCCCTCCGTCTGAGTACCAGTGGTACAAGAACGGGGTTGCCTTACTGGGTAAGACAGGAACAGGCAGTGCTAGAGCAGCAAACATAACTTACACCATGAATAAAAAGTCCGGCACTCTG CTATTTAACACCGTTACAAAGAATGACACTGGAGAGTATTTCTGCGAAGCCTCCAATGGGATTGGATTACCTCAGAAATGCTCAGTGAGGCGAATGCAAGTCG ATGACCTTAATGTAAGTGGTATCATCGCTGCTGTAGTATTCGTGGCACTGGTAATGGCATTATGTGGCCTTGGAGTATTTTATGCCCAAAAAAAGGGTTATTTTACAA AAAGAAGTCCAACTCTCAAGCTATGA
- the JAM2 gene encoding junctional adhesion molecule B isoform X1, with amino-acid sequence MASRSLRLLLLGYLGVLCYRKATGISIETDNKNVKAEEFKEAILSCKHKFSKGMSLRIEWKKIQSQGVSFVYYNGEFTGDLKDRAEMLNTGIRIRNVTRKDSGTYRCEISAKSEEGQHLGEATITLTVLVAPTTPVCEVPSSAMTGTVVELSCKETEGSPPSEYQWYKNGVALLGKTGTGSARAANITYTMNKKSGTLLFNTVTKNDTGEYFCEASNGIGLPQKCSVRRMQVDDLNVSGIIAAVVFVALVMALCGLGVFYAQKKGYFTKESSSQKKSNSQAMSEKDFKHTKSFVI; translated from the exons ATCGTAAGGCGACTGGAATTTCTATTGAAACGgataacaaaaatgtaaaagcagagGAATTTAAGG AGGCTATTCTGAGTTGCAAGCACAAATTTTCAAAAGGGATGAGTCTAAGAATAGAATGGAAGAAAATCCAGTCTCAAGGAGTTTCATTTGTGTACTACAATGGTGAATTTACAG GTGATCTTAAAGACCGAGCAGAGATGCTGAATACAGGAATCCGTATTAGAAATGTGACTAGAAAGGATTCTGGGACCTACCGCTGTGAAATCAGCGCAAAGAGTGAAGAGGGGCAACACCTAGGAGAGGCTACCATTACTCTCACAGTATTGG ttGCTCCAACTACTCCAGTATGTGAGGTACCCAGCTCTGCAATGACGGGAACAGTGGTGGAACTGAGCTGTAAGGAAACTGAGGGGTCCCCTCCGTCTGAGTACCAGTGGTACAAGAACGGGGTTGCCTTACTGGGTAAGACAGGAACAGGCAGTGCTAGAGCAGCAAACATAACTTACACCATGAATAAAAAGTCCGGCACTCTG CTATTTAACACCGTTACAAAGAATGACACTGGAGAGTATTTCTGCGAAGCCTCCAATGGGATTGGATTACCTCAGAAATGCTCAGTGAGGCGAATGCAAGTCG ATGACCTTAATGTAAGTGGTATCATCGCTGCTGTAGTATTCGTGGCACTGGTAATGGCATTATGTGGCCTTGGAGTATTTTATGCCCAAAAAAAGGGTTATTTTACAA AGGAAAGTTCTTCCCA AAAGAAGTCCAACTCTCAAGCTATGAGTGAAAAG GATTTCAAGCATACCAAGTCCTTTGTTATCTAG
- the JAM2 gene encoding junctional adhesion molecule B isoform X3 has product MSLRIEWKKIQSQGVSFVYYNGEFTGDLKDRAEMLNTGIRIRNVTRKDSGTYRCEISAKSEEGQHLGEATITLTVLVAPTTPVCEVPSSAMTGTVVELSCKETEGSPPSEYQWYKNGVALLGKTGTGSARAANITYTMNKKSGTLLFNTVTKNDTGEYFCEASNGIGLPQKCSVRRMQVDDLNVSGIIAAVVFVALVMALCGLGVFYAQKKGYFTKESSSQKKSNSQAMSEKDFKHTKSFVI; this is encoded by the exons ATGAGTCTAAGAATAGAATGGAAGAAAATCCAGTCTCAAGGAGTTTCATTTGTGTACTACAATGGTGAATTTACAG GTGATCTTAAAGACCGAGCAGAGATGCTGAATACAGGAATCCGTATTAGAAATGTGACTAGAAAGGATTCTGGGACCTACCGCTGTGAAATCAGCGCAAAGAGTGAAGAGGGGCAACACCTAGGAGAGGCTACCATTACTCTCACAGTATTGG ttGCTCCAACTACTCCAGTATGTGAGGTACCCAGCTCTGCAATGACGGGAACAGTGGTGGAACTGAGCTGTAAGGAAACTGAGGGGTCCCCTCCGTCTGAGTACCAGTGGTACAAGAACGGGGTTGCCTTACTGGGTAAGACAGGAACAGGCAGTGCTAGAGCAGCAAACATAACTTACACCATGAATAAAAAGTCCGGCACTCTG CTATTTAACACCGTTACAAAGAATGACACTGGAGAGTATTTCTGCGAAGCCTCCAATGGGATTGGATTACCTCAGAAATGCTCAGTGAGGCGAATGCAAGTCG ATGACCTTAATGTAAGTGGTATCATCGCTGCTGTAGTATTCGTGGCACTGGTAATGGCATTATGTGGCCTTGGAGTATTTTATGCCCAAAAAAAGGGTTATTTTACAA AGGAAAGTTCTTCCCA AAAGAAGTCCAACTCTCAAGCTATGAGTGAAAAG GATTTCAAGCATACCAAGTCCTTTGTTATCTAG